Genomic window (Terriglobus sp. TAA 43):
GCGGGTACCCCCGAACTCCGCAAAGCAGGCGGTGTTTCGCGCCGTCAGTAAATTACGCGGATCGTTAGCTTCGCTTGCAGGAGGGACGCGATGAGCAATCAGCATTGGCAAGACAACCTGCAAAATGATGAGCAGGAACTGATCGCCTACCACTTGGGTGAGCCGTGCGACGAGAAGGCTATACGCGCTCGCCTGCAAACGGATGATGCCTATGCTGCGCTTTCTGAATCAATCCAGCGCACGCTTCGCGTCTTTTCCGCGGAACCTGTACCGGCGCCCGATACGCAGGCTGCATGGCAACATCTGCGCAATAGTCTTCCCGTCCTTGAGCGCCCCCAAAAGACGCGCTTCTGGCAACAATTCGTACTTGTTCCCGCAGGCATCATCGCTGCTCTGTTGGTGATCGCAGCCTTCTTTGTGCCGCGCCTTCTACGCAAACATGCAGAACCAAGTGAAGCAGGAGTAATCCAGCTTCGACAACCTGCGGAGAATGTTGGAACACAAAGTGTCTCGGAGCATCTGGACCGCGCCGAGCGCTGGCTCACCGTTGTAAACCACGCAACCGCTCCCTTGGATGAACAAACGCAGGCGGAAGGTGAGCGATTGCTCACCAGCAATGCGGTCTATCTGCGTGAGGCGCGGAGAGATGGCGATCTGCCCGACGCATTTGCGCTGGAACGCCTGGGTCGCGTGCTCACCTCAGCCCACAATCCGGCTGAAGGCGGAATGCAACTGCGGGTGGAGATGAATACCGACGGCCTTTTGTTTGACCTGCGCATACTGCGCCAGAACCACAGCCATCTGACTGGAGAACCCCAATGAAACTAAGCCTTCGCACTGCATGTCTTTTGATTGCGTGCTGCACGACACCACTTATGCATGCAGCCGCTGTTGAAGTCTCTCTCGCGGTACCTGCGGAAGACGACTACACACGCGGTACACAAGCGCTAGATCAGCAACGGTGGCAGGACGCCATTACTAGTTTTGATCGTGTGGTGGAAGCCAAGGGCAAGAAGGCAGATGCCGCGCTGTATTGGAAGGCATATGCATTAAACAAACTTGGTCGCGATGAGCTGGTAAGCAGCACATGCTCACAATTGCAAACGAGTTTTGCCAGCAGCAGCTGGAACAAGGACTGCGCTGCGCTTACTGTTGCACGCGGTGCTTCCACCGCAGAAGCAAGGGCTGACCGCGACTCACGGCGTAGCACCGTCGGGTCTGACGCAGATCTGAAAGCCCTTGCATTGAACTCCCTGCTGAACCGCGATCCCGCGCAGGCGCTCCCTCTCGTTCGCAATATCCTTACCGGCAATAACTCACCAGAGTTGAAACAAAGGGCCCTCACGATGCTCGCGCAAAACTCTTCACCCGACGCACAGGCGCTGGTACGGGATGTAGCGACAGGCAAGGTCGCTCCGGAAGAACAGAAACAAGCCATCCGCATGATGGGTGTTTTTCAAGGCAAGCGAGCCAATGACACTCTTGCAGAGATCTATCGCTCTTCGAATGACCGCTCCATCAAGCGGACAGTAATCTCCTCGCTGTTCATCTCCGGCGACGCGCCGCGGATGGTCGACCTTGCGCGCAACGAGAAAGATCTGAGTCTGAAACATGACATCGTTGCCCAGCTTGCCCTGATGAAGGATAAGGCGGCAACCGATTACATGATGGAACTTCTGAAGTAATTCACCCACAGCGAATAACACTCCAGACATGCCGCTCGCATGTCCTGGACCTTCTACGCCTTGAAGGAGGCACCATGCGCAAGATGATCCTGATTTCCATGCTTGCTCTTCCGCTCGCAGCACAGCAGCCGAAGATTCAGAATGGGCAGTTCAGCGTCGCATCCACGTCGAACCTGACGAATGAAATCAACACACTGAAAGCGGGCAGTTCAGTTTCGTGGCTGGCCTATACCATTCCAACTTCGCGCAAAATTCAGAACGGCTGGAACTCCGATAGCGTGGCCTATCTTGAAGGCGATCACGACCGCGATAGAAACGATCAAAGCGACAGCACTCACGAATCCTATCGCGCCTTGCTTCTGCTTCGTATCGCCAACCACGCCGTGCAAACCATTCGCGTGGAAGACCCGGAACGCCAATTGGACGCAGGCGGGACGAAGGTAGAGTTTTTGCCAACGGTTGATCCTGCTCAGAGCATCGCAACGCTTCAATCGCTGGCAGAGAGCGCTACATCGAACAAGCTGCGCGATAGCTCGATCTTCGCCATCAGCATTCACAGTTCGACAGCGACGGTACCTGTACTCATAGCCCTTGCCTCTGCGAACCATGATCTTGCAGTGCGCGAAAAAGCAGCTTTCTGGCTCAGCACACAGCACGGTAAAGAAGCCATGCCGACTCTCGATACTTGGCTACGCGACGATAAGGATGATCGTTTTCGCGAGAAACTGACCTTTGACCTTACGCTAACCCGAGAACCATCCGCCGCAGATATTCTGATCCGCACCGCGCATCAGGATGCATCGCCAAAAGTACGGAAACAAGCACAGTTCTGGATGGCAAACATTGTTGGCAAACGAGTGGCCGGCAGCCTGAGTGATGCAGCACAAAA
Coding sequences:
- a CDS encoding HEAT repeat domain-containing protein, translated to MKLSLRTACLLIACCTTPLMHAAAVEVSLAVPAEDDYTRGTQALDQQRWQDAITSFDRVVEAKGKKADAALYWKAYALNKLGRDELVSSTCSQLQTSFASSSWNKDCAALTVARGASTAEARADRDSRRSTVGSDADLKALALNSLLNRDPAQALPLVRNILTGNNSPELKQRALTMLAQNSSPDAQALVRDVATGKVAPEEQKQAIRMMGVFQGKRANDTLAEIYRSSNDRSIKRTVISSLFISGDAPRMVDLARNEKDLSLKHDIVAQLALMKDKAATDYMMELLK
- a CDS encoding HEAT repeat domain-containing protein, whose amino-acid sequence is MRKMILISMLALPLAAQQPKIQNGQFSVASTSNLTNEINTLKAGSSVSWLAYTIPTSRKIQNGWNSDSVAYLEGDHDRDRNDQSDSTHESYRALLLLRIANHAVQTIRVEDPERQLDAGGTKVEFLPTVDPAQSIATLQSLAESATSNKLRDSSIFAISIHSSTATVPVLIALASANHDLAVREKAAFWLSTQHGKEAMPTLDTWLRDDKDDRFREKLTFDLTLTREPSAADILIRTAHQDASPKVRKQAQFWMANIVGKRVAGSLSDAAQNDPDEGVRKSAVFALSRLPNDEGTPRLIELAQNNKDAAVRKQAVFWLGQSNDPRALEYLTQLVKR